In one Pygocentrus nattereri isolate fPygNat1 chromosome 21, fPygNat1.pri, whole genome shotgun sequence genomic region, the following are encoded:
- the si:ch211-236d3.4 gene encoding protein FAM107B, which yields MDQRLGHSLYADSPPSRPRDVLVKSASAYADIQWEQPHQPDGPHRDPLHYPHRDILPVASYAPQPDYMEGDDDLIKPKKLINPVKASKSHQELHRELLMNHKRGVENKPELQRVLEQRKREQMIKQRKLEEEARRKISPLEQELLKRHKKLEELEREQERQEECSRSTPEFIKVKENLRRTSFTSSGEKEV from the exons ATGGATCAGAGATTAGGACACAGTCTGTACGCTGACAGCCCACCCAGCAGACCCAGAGATGTGCTGGTTAAATCAG cctcGGCTTATGCTGATATCCAATGGGAACAGCCTCATCAGCCTGATGGGCCACACAGGGACCCGCTGCATTACCCACACAGGGACATTCTCCCTGTGGCCAGCTACGCCCCGCAGCCGGATTATATGGAAGGGGACGATGATCTCATCAAGCCTAAAAAGCTGATTAATCCAGTGAAAGCCTCTAAAAGCCACCAGGAGCTTCACCGAGAGCTGCTCATGAACCACAAACG GGGTGTGGAGAATAAGCCAGAGCTCCAGCGCGTGTTGGAGCAGAGGAAAAGGGAGCAGATGATCAAACAGAGGAAGCTGGAGGAGGAGGCCAGGCGGAAGATCTCCCCATTGGAGCAGGAGCTCCTCAAGAGGCACAAAAAACTAGAGGAG CTGGAGCGGGAGCAGGAACGGCAGGAGGAATGCTCCCGCAGCACTCCAGAGTTCATCAAGGTCAAAGAGAACCTGAGAAGGACATCATTCACAAGCTCTGGGGAGAAGGAGGTGTAG